The region TCTTCGGCGGAACCATGAGAAAAGTTCATCCGTACTACGTTGGCTCCGGCGCGAATGATCGCTTCTAAAACGCCATCTTTGTCTGTTGATGGTCCTAATGTGGTGACAATTTTGGTTCTTCTTTGTACTTTGGTCATAGATCACTCCTGAACGGACAGGGGGCAAAAGACCCTCTTATAGAGGCTTGCTATCAAGAGTTTGGAAGTGATTGAAAAATTTACCAGTGCAGAGCGTATATTTCTAAGTGCGAATTAAATCTGATTTTTCATGTATGATGGGGAAGTAAACGTCTAACTATTTGACTTAAGGCGCAAACTTCTCGATATATACGTGATGAGGGTCACGGGTAGCCATCAAATCGCTTCACAATTACTTCGCAAAGTAAAAAAATTGGAAAGTTGTTTCTTTCTGGAGTGCGTCATGTACATGGCTCAACCAGGCCATATTGATCATATCAAACAGGTCAATGCTGGCCGTGTATATAAACTCATCGACCAAAAAGGTCCGATTTCTCGTATCGATTTGTCGAAAGAGAGTGAACTTGCGCCTGCAAGTATCACCAAAATCACCCGTGAGCTGATTGATGCTCACTTGGTGCATGAAACAACGGTCCAAGAAGCGATTTCTCGTGGACGTCCTGCGATTGGTTTGCAAACCAATAATGAAGGGTGGCAGTTTTTATCGATGCGCTTAGGGCGTGGTTATCTCACGCTTGCTCTGCACGAATTGGGCGGTGAAGTGCTTATCGATAACAAAATCGATATTCATGAAACCGATCAAGATGATTTGCTAGCGCGGCTTCTATTCGAAATTAAAGACTTTTTCCAAACCTATTCGGCGATGGTGGATCGTGTCACTAGTATTGCGATTACCTTGCCCGGGTTAGTGAATTCGGAAAAAGGGATCGTGCTGGAGATGCCGCACTATCACGTGCACAACTTGCCATTAGGCGAGGAGATCTTTCGTGCCACCGGTTTACCTGTGTTTGTGGCCAATGACACGCGAGCTTGGGCATTAGCCGAGCGTCTGTTTGGTCACTCCAAAGATGTTGATAACTCCATTCTGATTTCGATTCATCATGGTGTTGAAGCTGGCATCATTGTAGATGGTCGGATCTTGCAAGGTCGCCATGGCAACATCGGTGACTTAAGTCATATTCAGATTGCGCCGCACGGTTTACGCTGTGACTGTGGCAATAGTGGTTGCTTGGCAACGGTTGCGAGTTCTGAAGCATTGCGAGCTGAGGTGGCCTCACGTTTACGTGGTGGTGAAACGTCGGTTCTGAGTAGCAAAGATGAAGATGAGCTTTCCATTGAAGATATCTGTATTGCGGCGGCTCAAGGTGATGCATTGGCAGTCGATGTGATTGAGAA is a window of Vibrio porteresiae DSM 19223 DNA encoding:
- the mlc gene encoding sugar metabolism global transcriptional regulator Mlc — protein: MYMAQPGHIDHIKQVNAGRVYKLIDQKGPISRIDLSKESELAPASITKITRELIDAHLVHETTVQEAISRGRPAIGLQTNNEGWQFLSMRLGRGYLTLALHELGGEVLIDNKIDIHETDQDDLLARLLFEIKDFFQTYSAMVDRVTSIAITLPGLVNSEKGIVLEMPHYHVHNLPLGEEIFRATGLPVFVANDTRAWALAERLFGHSKDVDNSILISIHHGVEAGIIVDGRILQGRHGNIGDLSHIQIAPHGLRCDCGNSGCLATVASSEALRAEVASRLRGGETSVLSSKDEDELSIEDICIAAAQGDALAVDVIEKLGHYLGSAIAIMINVFNPDKILIGGVINQAKNVLYPALLRCIQEQSYPVYQHELQLVESRFYKQATMPGAALIKQALYDGLLLMKVLEG